In the Gasterosteus aculeatus chromosome X, fGasAcu3.hap1.1, whole genome shotgun sequence genome, one interval contains:
- the LOC120808895 gene encoding transient receptor potential cation channel subfamily M member 1 isoform X5 — translation MDTKGQSSTFRRASLKRTPSGSQKAQKAWIERTFVKRECVHKFPTKDPARCSCGQLTSQHVAIPAGANSLEEANQLVQIDTPKDKWSVIKHTRTYPTDAYGLIEFQGGGFINKAMYIRVSYDTKPDNLLHLMVKDWQLELPTLLISVHGGLQNFDLQPKLKQVFGKGLIKAAVTTGAWIFTGGVNTGVIRHVGDALKDHSSKSRGKVCAIGIAPWGILENKDDLIGKDVSKPYQTMANPLSKLAVLNNSHSHFILTDNGTCGKYGSEVKLRRLLEKHISLQKINTRLGQGVPLVCMIVEGGPNVISIALESLRDDPPVPVVVCDGSGRASDIISFAHKFSEDGGMINDDVREQLLVTIQKTFNYSKSQSQQILLMVMECMKKRELITVFRMGSEGQQDIEMAILTALLKGTNAAAADQLSLALAWNRVDIARNHIFVYGHNLPPAGAIANATTSGASAQEKQKSPARAPQNKGRGKKGKGKGKTKPEPPEETDPRKLELMRWVNSLEQAMMDALVLDRVDFVKLLLENGVNIHHFLTIPRLEELYNTKLGPANSLNAVVRDVKKGNLPPDYQITVIDIGLVLECFMGGAYRSNYTRKAFRNLYNNLYGLKRPKALKLLGMEDDEPRSKGKKKPKKKKEEEVEIDVDDPEVCRFKFPFHELMLWAVLMKRQKMALFLWKRGEEAMAKALVACKLYKAMAHECSESELVDDISQDLENNSKEFGQLAYELLDQSYKHDEQVAMKLLTYELVNWSNSTCLKLAVAAKQRDFIAHTCSQMLLTDMWMGCLRMGKNPGLKVILGIVFPPLILLLDFRLKEGASYRTAENKEQGNDKDDDTKSGKDPNNDATSRKGDEEEGNTNVRKIPIGKRFFEFYNAPFTKFWFNTICYLGYLMLYNYIILVKMERLPCLQEWTVIAYILTLGSEKVRQILMSEPGKLKQKISVWLEEYWNITDLAAICTFLLGLMLRLQHEPYMGYGRVIYCIDIIFWYIRVLDIFGVNKYLGPYVMMIGKMMIDMMYFVVIMLVVLMSFGVARQAILHPDEEPTWRLARNIFYMPYWMIYGEVFADSIDLYAMEINPPCGDHLFDEDGKKLPPCIPGAWLTPAIMACYLLVANILLVNLLIAVFNNTFCEIKSISNQVWKFQRYQLIMTFHDRPILPPPLIIFSHIYILFNRLFRRCARKKQDGELDEKDRGLKLRLNPEELKCLYEFEEQCVEEYFREKEDEQQSSSDERIKVTSERVENMSMRLEEVNERENTMKASLQTVDLRLAQLEEIHGRMAVALEKLAGVDKLELTRSHSRASSACDPSSLLRQGSINSADGYSLYRFHMDMEEFASKQKDSDETTKTGVERQRSLREASSIRNPKESGQTLEVGGLDRSRPGSCVGILISPCEPKLASAASSQETLSNLKNGSTMLLDRLKPCSPPKRTKSLRYSPVEDQATSPLTKRRAMSTIIVSPPDEPEEADETSKKAQLPSGTSSSPKRTKSLKYFHGEIQSQTSAVTKRRAMSGILHQPAEAGDDVQTDDFKSVVEQLTKTQNQRPENLENKMHPSTTGPMPKVSTVRTLSQQFQACAALTEPKTGEYQTESKGARPAEEPAGGQTKMKAKRNLSDATEYLTVADEKRFPSHRSQSFNTSERKAKVVSKEAGASSSERDLVEACRVAGDGAGKKMEAEQKEDTLPGN, via the exons ATGTTCCTGTGGTCAGCTGACGTCGCAGCACGTGGCCATCCCCGCCGGTGCCAACTCGCTAGAGGAAGCGAACCAGCTGGTCCAGATTGACACCCCGAAAGATAAATGGAGTGTGATCAAGCACACCAGGACCTACCCGACGGACGCCTACGGCCTGATTGAGTTCCAGGGCGGCGGATTCATCAACAAGGCCATG TATATCAGAGTCTCCTATGACACCAAACCTGACAACCTCCTGCATTTGATGGTGAAGGACTGGCAGCTGGAACTGCCTACTTTGCTCATCTCCGTCCACGGAGGTCTTCAGAACTTCGACCTGCAGCCCAAACTCAAGCAAGTGTTTGGCAAAGGCCTGATCAAAGCTGCCGTCACCACAGGAGCTTGGATTTTCACCGGTGGGGTCAACACAG GGGTGATCCGTCACGTAGGAGATGCCTTAAAGGACCATTCCTCCAAGTCACGAGGGAAGGTGTGCGCTATAGGAATTGCTCCATGGGGAATCCTGGAAAACAAAGACGACCTCATCGGAAAAGAT GTAAGCAAACCCTATCAGACGATGGCCAACCCACTGAGCAAGCTGGCTGTGCTCAACAACAGCCACTCGCACTTCATCCTGACCGACAACGGCACCTGTGGGAAGTACGGCTCTGAGGTCAAACTGCGGCGGCTGCTGGAGAAGCACATCTCCCTGCAGAAGATCAACACGC GTCTGGGTCAGGGGGTTCCTCTAGTGTGCATGATAGTGGAGGGAGGCCCCAACGTGATCTCCATCGCTCTGGAGAGTCTGAGAGACGATCCGCCCGTCCCCGTGGTGGTGTGCGACGGCAGCGGCCGAGCTTCCGACATAATATCCTTCGCACACAAGTTCTCAGAGGACGGAGG GATGATCAATGATGATGTCAGAGAGCAACTTTTGGTAACTATTCAGAAGACCTTCAACTATAGCAAAAGCCAGTCCCAGCAGATACTGCTCATGGTTATGGAGTGCATGAAGAAAAGGGAACTG ATCACAGTTTTTCGAATGGGTTCTGAGGGACAACAAGATATTGAAATGGCCATTCTTACCGCCCTGTTAAAAG GCACAAATGCAGCAGCGGCCGATCAGCTTAGTTTGGCCCTGGCCTGGAACAGAGTGGACATCGCTCGCAATCACATATTTGTTTACGGACACAATTTACCA CCGGCCGGCGCCATCGCCAACGCTACGACCTCTGGAGCTTCGGCTCAAGAGAAGCAAAAGAGTCCTGCCCGTGCTCCTCAAAATAAAGGCCGAGGAAAGAAGGGAAAGGGGAAGGGAAAGACAAAGCCTGAACCCCCGGAGGAAACAGACCCCAGGAAGTTGGAGTTGATGCGTTGG GTGAACTCTCTGGAGCAGGCCATGATGGATGCTCTCGTGCTTGACCGAGTGGACTTTGTCAAACTGCTCCTCGAGAATGGGGTCAATATTCACCACTTCCTCACCATTCCCAGACTGGAGGAGTTATACAACACG AAACTTGGTCCTGCTAATTCACTCAATGCTGTGGTGAGAGATGtcaaaaag GGAAACCTTCCTCCAGATTATCAGATCACTGTGATTGATATTGGTCTGGTGCTGGAGTGCTTCATGGGGGGAGCTTACAGGAGCAATTACACCAGGAAGGCTTTCCGCAACCTCTACAATAATTTGTATGGACTAAAAAGG CCGAAGGCTCTGAAGCTCCTCGGAATGGAG GATGATGAACCAAGgtcaaagggaaagaaaaagcccaaaaagaagaaagaggaagaggtggaaATTGACGTGGATGACCCCGAGGTTTGTCGATTCAAGTTTCCCTTCCATGAGCTGATGCTGTGGGCGGTGCTGATGAAGCGCCAGAAGATGGCACTGTTTCTGTGGAAGCGTGGAGAAGAAGCCATGGCGAAGGCCCTGGTGGCCTGTAAACTGTATAAAGCCATGGCACATGAGTGCTCTGAGAGTGAATTGGTGGATGACATCTCCCAAGACCTGGAGAACAACTCAAA AGAATTTGGTCAGCTTGCCTACGAGCTGTTGGACCAGTCCTACAAGCATGACGAACAGGTCGCCATGAAACTGCTAACATACGAGCTGGTCAACTGGAGTAACTCCACCTGTCTGAAGCTGGCTGTGGCTGCTAAGCAACGCGACTTCATTGCCCACACCTGCAGCCAGATGTTGCTCACTGACATGTGGATGGGCTGCTTAAGGATGGGCAAAAATCCCGGCCTCAAG GTTATTCTTGGAATTGTCTTTCCTCCTCTGATCCTACTGTTGGATTTCCGTCTCAAAGAGGGTGCATCTTATCGTACAGCTGAAAACAAAGAACAAGGAAACGACAAGGATGACGACACAAAATCCGGCAAA GACCCCAATAATGATGCAACCTCCCGAAAGGGGGACGAAGAGGAGGGCAACACTAATGTCCGCAAAATCCCCATTGGCAAAAGGTTCTTTGAGTTTTATAATGCGCCATTCACCAAATTCTGGTTCAATACC atTTGCTATCTGGGATATTTGATGTTGTACAACTACATAATCCTGGTAAAAATGGAGCGATTGCCATGTTTACAAGAATGGACCGTCATTGCATACATCCTCACGCTTGGATCAGAAAAAGTCAGACAG ATTCTGATGTCCGAGCCGGGGAAGCTGAAACAGAAGATAAGTGTGTGGCTGGAGGAGTACTGGAACATCACAGACCTGGCGGCCATTTGCACCTTCCTCCTTGGTCTGATGCTCCGTCTGCAGCACGAGCCTTACATGGGCTACGGCAGAGTCATCTACTGCATAGACATAATCTTCTGGTACATCCGTGTGTTGGACATCTTTGGAGTCAACAAATACCTGGGACCCTATGTGATGATGATAGGGAAGATG ATGATAGATATGATGTACTTTGTGGTGATCATGCTGGTGGTGCTCATGAGCTTCGGGGTGGCTCGGCAAGCCATCCTTCACCCCGATGAGGAGCCGACGTGGCGCCTGGCCAGAAACATTTTCTACATGCCCTACTGGATGATCTACGGAGAGGTTTTTGCGGACTCGATAGACC TCTACGCGATGGAAATCAACC CTCCATGTGGTGACCATTTATTTGACGAGGACGGTAAGAAACTGCCTCCGTGTATCCCCGGTGCCTGGCTCACACCTGCCATCATGGCCTGTTACCTCCTCGTGGCAAACATTCTTCTGGTCAACTTGCTGATCGCCGTGTTCAA CAACACTTTCTGTGAAATCAAGTCCATTTCCAACCAGGTCTGGAAGTTCCAGAGATATCAGCTGATCATGACGTTCCATGACCGCCCCATCCTGCCGCCACCTCTCATTATTTTCAGCCACATCTACATCCTTTTCAACCGGCTGTTTCGCCGATGTGCCAGAAAGAAACAAGATGGAGAGCTGGATGAGAAGGATCGCGGACTCA AGCTCAGGCTGAATCCAGAGGAGCTCAAATGTCTGTATGAGTTTGAAGAGCAGTGTGTGGAGGAATATTTCCGCGAGAAAGAGGATGAGCAGCAGTCTTCCAGTGACGAACGCATCAAGGTTACCTCAGAAAG AGTTGAGAATATGTCCATGCGTCTGGAGGAGGTAAACGAAAGGGAGAACACCATGAAGGCCTCCCTGCAGACAGTGGATCTGCGCTTGGCACAGCTCGAAGAGATCCATGGAAGGATGGCGGTCGCCCTGGAAAAGCTTGCGGGCGTGGACAAACTGGAACTGACCAGAAGCCATTCACGAGCCTCGTCCGCCTGTgacccctcctctctgctgcgccAGGGCAGCATTAACAGTGCTGATGGTTACAGTCTGTACCGCTTCCACATGGACATGGAGGAATTTGCGTCGAAGCAGAAGGACTCAGATGAGACAACGAAAACTGGcgtagagagacagaggagcctGAGGGAAGCCTCCAGTATTCGCAACCCAAAGGAAAGCGGACAGACCTTAGAGGTCGGTGGTCTGGACAGATCACGACCAGGTTCCTGCGTGGGCATTCTCATATCGCCATGTGAACCGAAGCTTGCCTCTGCTGCATCGAGTCAAGAGACCTTATCCAACCTAAAAAACGGCAGCACGATGCTGCTGGACAGACTAAAGCCTTGTTCTCCACCAAAAAGAACCAAGTCCTTGAGATACTCTCCAGTTGAAGACCAAGCCACTTCTCCTTTGACAAAGAGGAGGGCTATGAGCACCATAATTGTCAGCCCGCCTGATGAGCCCGAGGAGGCAGATGAGACTTCAAAGAAGGCCCAACTGCCGTCTGGAACTTCCTCTTCCCCAAAGAGGACTAAATCGTTGAAATATTTCCACGGTGAAATCCAAAGTCAGACGTCTGCCGTGACAAAGAGGAGAGCCATGAGCGGCATCCTCCACCAACCAGCGGAGGCAGGTGATGATGTGCAAACGGATGACTTTAAGTCGGTAGTGGAGCAGCTCACTAAAACACAGAACCAGCGGCCAGAGAACTTGGAGAACAAGATGCACCCGAGCACTACCGGTCCCATGCCGAAAGTTTCAACGGTCAGAACTCTCTCCCAGCAGTTTCAAGCCTGCGCTGCACTCACAGAGCCTAAAACAGGGGAGTACCAGACGGAAAGCAAAGGGGCTCGTCCGGCGGAGGAACCCGCAGGAGGCCAAACAAAGATGAAGGCCAAGCGGAATCTCTCAGACGCTACCGAGTATCTGACTGTGGCTGATGAAAAGCGATTTCCATCGCACAGATCGCAGAGCTTCAACACCAGTGAGAGGAAAGCAAAGGTGGTGAGTAAGGAGGCCGGGGCCTCGAGCAGCGAGAGGGACCTGGTTGAAGCCTGCAGGGTAGCAGGCGATGGTGCGGGGAAGAAGATGGAGGCAGAGCAGAAAGAAGATACTCTGCCTGGAAATTAG
- the LOC120808895 gene encoding transient receptor potential cation channel subfamily M member 1 isoform X4 has translation MDTKGQSSTFRRASLKRTPSGSQKAQKAWIERTFVKRECVHKFPTKDPARCSCGQLTSQHVAIPAGANSLEEANQLVQIDTPKDKWSVIKHTRTYPTDAYGLIEFQGGGFINKAMYIRVSYDTKPDNLLHLMVKDWQLELPTLLISVHGGLQNFDLQPKLKQVFGKGLIKAAVTTGAWIFTGGVNTGVIRHVGDALKDHSSKSRGKVCAIGIAPWGILENKDDLIGKDVSKPYQTMANPLSKLAVLNNSHSHFILTDNGTCGKYGSEVKLRRLLEKHISLQKINTRLGQGVPLVCMIVEGGPNVISIALESLRDDPPVPVVVCDGSGRASDIISFAHKFSEDGGMINDDVREQLLVTIQKTFNYSKSQSQQILLMVMECMKKRELITVFRMGSEGQQDIEMAILTALLKGTNAAAADQLSLALAWNRVDIARNHIFVYGHNLPPAGAIANATTSGASAQEKQKSPARAPQNKGRGKKGKGKGKTKPEPPEETDPRKLELMRWVNSLEQAMMDALVLDRVDFVKLLLENGVNIHHFLTIPRLEELYNTKLGPANSLNAVVRDVKKGNLPPDYQITVIDIGLVLECFMGGAYRSNYTRKAFRNLYNNLYGLKRPKALKLLGMEDDEPRSKGKKKPKKKKEEEVEIDVDDPEVCRFKFPFHELMLWAVLMKRQKMALFLWKRGEEAMAKALVACKLYKAMAHECSESELVDDISQDLENNSKEFGQLAYELLDQSYKHDEQVAMKLLTYELVNWSNSTCLKLAVAAKQRDFIAHTCSQMLLTDMWMGCLRMGKNPGLKVILGIVFPPLILLLDFRLKEGASYRTAENKEQGNDKDDDTKSGKDPNNDATSRKGDEEEGNTNVRKIPIGKRFFEFYNAPFTKFWFNTICYLGYLMLYNYIILVKMERLPCLQEWTVIAYILTLGSEKVRQILMSEPGKLKQKISVWLEEYWNITDLAAICTFLLGLMLRLQHEPYMGYGRVIYCIDIIFWYIRVLDIFGVNKYLGPYVMMIGKMMIDMMYFVVIMLVVLMSFGVARQAILHPDEEPTWRLARNIFYMPYWMIYGEVFADSIDRKTRVHIYAMEINPPCGDHLFDEDGKKLPPCIPGAWLTPAIMACYLLVANILLVNLLIAVFNNTFCEIKSISNQVWKFQRYQLIMTFHDRPILPPPLIIFSHIYILFNRLFRRCARKKQDGELDEKDRGLKLRLNPEELKCLYEFEEQCVEEYFREKEDEQQSSSDERIKVTSERVENMSMRLEEVNERENTMKASLQTVDLRLAQLEEIHGRMAVALEKLAGVDKLELTRSHSRASSACDPSSLLRQGSINSADGYSLYRFHMDMEEFASKQKDSDETTKTGVERQRSLREASSIRNPKESGQTLEVGGLDRSRPGSCVGILISPCEPKLASAASSQETLSNLKNGSTMLLDRLKPCSPPKRTKSLRYSPVEDQATSPLTKRRAMSTIIVSPPDEPEEADETSKKAQLPSGTSSSPKRTKSLKYFHGEIQSQTSAVTKRRAMSGILHQPAEAGDDVQTDDFKSVVEQLTKTQNQRPENLENKMHPSTTGPMPKVSTVRTLSQQFQACAALTEPKTGEYQTESKGARPAEEPAGGQTKMKAKRNLSDATEYLTVADEKRFPSHRSQSFNTSERKAKVVSKEAGASSSERDLVEACRVAGDGAGKKMEAEQKEDTLPGN, from the exons ATGTTCCTGTGGTCAGCTGACGTCGCAGCACGTGGCCATCCCCGCCGGTGCCAACTCGCTAGAGGAAGCGAACCAGCTGGTCCAGATTGACACCCCGAAAGATAAATGGAGTGTGATCAAGCACACCAGGACCTACCCGACGGACGCCTACGGCCTGATTGAGTTCCAGGGCGGCGGATTCATCAACAAGGCCATG TATATCAGAGTCTCCTATGACACCAAACCTGACAACCTCCTGCATTTGATGGTGAAGGACTGGCAGCTGGAACTGCCTACTTTGCTCATCTCCGTCCACGGAGGTCTTCAGAACTTCGACCTGCAGCCCAAACTCAAGCAAGTGTTTGGCAAAGGCCTGATCAAAGCTGCCGTCACCACAGGAGCTTGGATTTTCACCGGTGGGGTCAACACAG GGGTGATCCGTCACGTAGGAGATGCCTTAAAGGACCATTCCTCCAAGTCACGAGGGAAGGTGTGCGCTATAGGAATTGCTCCATGGGGAATCCTGGAAAACAAAGACGACCTCATCGGAAAAGAT GTAAGCAAACCCTATCAGACGATGGCCAACCCACTGAGCAAGCTGGCTGTGCTCAACAACAGCCACTCGCACTTCATCCTGACCGACAACGGCACCTGTGGGAAGTACGGCTCTGAGGTCAAACTGCGGCGGCTGCTGGAGAAGCACATCTCCCTGCAGAAGATCAACACGC GTCTGGGTCAGGGGGTTCCTCTAGTGTGCATGATAGTGGAGGGAGGCCCCAACGTGATCTCCATCGCTCTGGAGAGTCTGAGAGACGATCCGCCCGTCCCCGTGGTGGTGTGCGACGGCAGCGGCCGAGCTTCCGACATAATATCCTTCGCACACAAGTTCTCAGAGGACGGAGG GATGATCAATGATGATGTCAGAGAGCAACTTTTGGTAACTATTCAGAAGACCTTCAACTATAGCAAAAGCCAGTCCCAGCAGATACTGCTCATGGTTATGGAGTGCATGAAGAAAAGGGAACTG ATCACAGTTTTTCGAATGGGTTCTGAGGGACAACAAGATATTGAAATGGCCATTCTTACCGCCCTGTTAAAAG GCACAAATGCAGCAGCGGCCGATCAGCTTAGTTTGGCCCTGGCCTGGAACAGAGTGGACATCGCTCGCAATCACATATTTGTTTACGGACACAATTTACCA CCGGCCGGCGCCATCGCCAACGCTACGACCTCTGGAGCTTCGGCTCAAGAGAAGCAAAAGAGTCCTGCCCGTGCTCCTCAAAATAAAGGCCGAGGAAAGAAGGGAAAGGGGAAGGGAAAGACAAAGCCTGAACCCCCGGAGGAAACAGACCCCAGGAAGTTGGAGTTGATGCGTTGG GTGAACTCTCTGGAGCAGGCCATGATGGATGCTCTCGTGCTTGACCGAGTGGACTTTGTCAAACTGCTCCTCGAGAATGGGGTCAATATTCACCACTTCCTCACCATTCCCAGACTGGAGGAGTTATACAACACG AAACTTGGTCCTGCTAATTCACTCAATGCTGTGGTGAGAGATGtcaaaaag GGAAACCTTCCTCCAGATTATCAGATCACTGTGATTGATATTGGTCTGGTGCTGGAGTGCTTCATGGGGGGAGCTTACAGGAGCAATTACACCAGGAAGGCTTTCCGCAACCTCTACAATAATTTGTATGGACTAAAAAGG CCGAAGGCTCTGAAGCTCCTCGGAATGGAG GATGATGAACCAAGgtcaaagggaaagaaaaagcccaaaaagaagaaagaggaagaggtggaaATTGACGTGGATGACCCCGAGGTTTGTCGATTCAAGTTTCCCTTCCATGAGCTGATGCTGTGGGCGGTGCTGATGAAGCGCCAGAAGATGGCACTGTTTCTGTGGAAGCGTGGAGAAGAAGCCATGGCGAAGGCCCTGGTGGCCTGTAAACTGTATAAAGCCATGGCACATGAGTGCTCTGAGAGTGAATTGGTGGATGACATCTCCCAAGACCTGGAGAACAACTCAAA AGAATTTGGTCAGCTTGCCTACGAGCTGTTGGACCAGTCCTACAAGCATGACGAACAGGTCGCCATGAAACTGCTAACATACGAGCTGGTCAACTGGAGTAACTCCACCTGTCTGAAGCTGGCTGTGGCTGCTAAGCAACGCGACTTCATTGCCCACACCTGCAGCCAGATGTTGCTCACTGACATGTGGATGGGCTGCTTAAGGATGGGCAAAAATCCCGGCCTCAAG GTTATTCTTGGAATTGTCTTTCCTCCTCTGATCCTACTGTTGGATTTCCGTCTCAAAGAGGGTGCATCTTATCGTACAGCTGAAAACAAAGAACAAGGAAACGACAAGGATGACGACACAAAATCCGGCAAA GACCCCAATAATGATGCAACCTCCCGAAAGGGGGACGAAGAGGAGGGCAACACTAATGTCCGCAAAATCCCCATTGGCAAAAGGTTCTTTGAGTTTTATAATGCGCCATTCACCAAATTCTGGTTCAATACC atTTGCTATCTGGGATATTTGATGTTGTACAACTACATAATCCTGGTAAAAATGGAGCGATTGCCATGTTTACAAGAATGGACCGTCATTGCATACATCCTCACGCTTGGATCAGAAAAAGTCAGACAG ATTCTGATGTCCGAGCCGGGGAAGCTGAAACAGAAGATAAGTGTGTGGCTGGAGGAGTACTGGAACATCACAGACCTGGCGGCCATTTGCACCTTCCTCCTTGGTCTGATGCTCCGTCTGCAGCACGAGCCTTACATGGGCTACGGCAGAGTCATCTACTGCATAGACATAATCTTCTGGTACATCCGTGTGTTGGACATCTTTGGAGTCAACAAATACCTGGGACCCTATGTGATGATGATAGGGAAGATG ATGATAGATATGATGTACTTTGTGGTGATCATGCTGGTGGTGCTCATGAGCTTCGGGGTGGCTCGGCAAGCCATCCTTCACCCCGATGAGGAGCCGACGTGGCGCCTGGCCAGAAACATTTTCTACATGCCCTACTGGATGATCTACGGAGAGGTTTTTGCGGACTCGATAGACCGTAAGACTCGAGTTCATA TCTACGCGATGGAAATCAACC CTCCATGTGGTGACCATTTATTTGACGAGGACGGTAAGAAACTGCCTCCGTGTATCCCCGGTGCCTGGCTCACACCTGCCATCATGGCCTGTTACCTCCTCGTGGCAAACATTCTTCTGGTCAACTTGCTGATCGCCGTGTTCAA CAACACTTTCTGTGAAATCAAGTCCATTTCCAACCAGGTCTGGAAGTTCCAGAGATATCAGCTGATCATGACGTTCCATGACCGCCCCATCCTGCCGCCACCTCTCATTATTTTCAGCCACATCTACATCCTTTTCAACCGGCTGTTTCGCCGATGTGCCAGAAAGAAACAAGATGGAGAGCTGGATGAGAAGGATCGCGGACTCA AGCTCAGGCTGAATCCAGAGGAGCTCAAATGTCTGTATGAGTTTGAAGAGCAGTGTGTGGAGGAATATTTCCGCGAGAAAGAGGATGAGCAGCAGTCTTCCAGTGACGAACGCATCAAGGTTACCTCAGAAAG AGTTGAGAATATGTCCATGCGTCTGGAGGAGGTAAACGAAAGGGAGAACACCATGAAGGCCTCCCTGCAGACAGTGGATCTGCGCTTGGCACAGCTCGAAGAGATCCATGGAAGGATGGCGGTCGCCCTGGAAAAGCTTGCGGGCGTGGACAAACTGGAACTGACCAGAAGCCATTCACGAGCCTCGTCCGCCTGTgacccctcctctctgctgcgccAGGGCAGCATTAACAGTGCTGATGGTTACAGTCTGTACCGCTTCCACATGGACATGGAGGAATTTGCGTCGAAGCAGAAGGACTCAGATGAGACAACGAAAACTGGcgtagagagacagaggagcctGAGGGAAGCCTCCAGTATTCGCAACCCAAAGGAAAGCGGACAGACCTTAGAGGTCGGTGGTCTGGACAGATCACGACCAGGTTCCTGCGTGGGCATTCTCATATCGCCATGTGAACCGAAGCTTGCCTCTGCTGCATCGAGTCAAGAGACCTTATCCAACCTAAAAAACGGCAGCACGATGCTGCTGGACAGACTAAAGCCTTGTTCTCCACCAAAAAGAACCAAGTCCTTGAGATACTCTCCAGTTGAAGACCAAGCCACTTCTCCTTTGACAAAGAGGAGGGCTATGAGCACCATAATTGTCAGCCCGCCTGATGAGCCCGAGGAGGCAGATGAGACTTCAAAGAAGGCCCAACTGCCGTCTGGAACTTCCTCTTCCCCAAAGAGGACTAAATCGTTGAAATATTTCCACGGTGAAATCCAAAGTCAGACGTCTGCCGTGACAAAGAGGAGAGCCATGAGCGGCATCCTCCACCAACCAGCGGAGGCAGGTGATGATGTGCAAACGGATGACTTTAAGTCGGTAGTGGAGCAGCTCACTAAAACACAGAACCAGCGGCCAGAGAACTTGGAGAACAAGATGCACCCGAGCACTACCGGTCCCATGCCGAAAGTTTCAACGGTCAGAACTCTCTCCCAGCAGTTTCAAGCCTGCGCTGCACTCACAGAGCCTAAAACAGGGGAGTACCAGACGGAAAGCAAAGGGGCTCGTCCGGCGGAGGAACCCGCAGGAGGCCAAACAAAGATGAAGGCCAAGCGGAATCTCTCAGACGCTACCGAGTATCTGACTGTGGCTGATGAAAAGCGATTTCCATCGCACAGATCGCAGAGCTTCAACACCAGTGAGAGGAAAGCAAAGGTGGTGAGTAAGGAGGCCGGGGCCTCGAGCAGCGAGAGGGACCTGGTTGAAGCCTGCAGGGTAGCAGGCGATGGTGCGGGGAAGAAGATGGAGGCAGAGCAGAAAGAAGATACTCTGCCTGGAAATTAG